One Synechocystis sp. LKSZ1 genomic window, CCGTCCTGGGGAGCCACCGACGGTGAGTGGCGGTCAACAGTTGCTCGATTCCCGCTTTTTCGACCCGAAACGCTACGATTTGGGCCGGGTCGGACGCTACAAAATCAATAAAAAACTGCGACTGAATGAACCGGATACGACCCGGGTGCTGACTCCCAAAGATATTTTGGCGGCGATTGACTATCTGATCAACCTGGAATTCGACATTGGGAGTACCGATGACATTGACCACCTTGGCAACCGTCGGGTGCGTTCCGTCGGAGAACTACTCCAGAACCAGATTCGCGTGGGTCTCAATCGTCTGGAACGGATTATTCGGGAGCGGATGACCGTTAGTGAGTCCGACATGCTCACCCCGGCGGCTCTGGTGAATCCCAAGCCCTTGGTGGCAGCCATCAAGGAATTTTTTGGTTCATCCCAGCTTTCCCAGTTTATGGATCAGACCAACCCCCTGGCAGAGTTGACCCACAAACGACGGATTTCGGCCCTCGGCCCTGGGGGACTAACCCGAGAACGGGCGGGTTTTGCGGTGCGGGATATTCACCCCTCCCACCACGGTCGCATTTGTCCGGTGGAGACGCCAGAGGGCCCCAATGCCGGTCTGATTGGTTCCTTGGCGACCTGTGCGCGGGTCAATGCCTACGGCTTTATTGAAACCCCCTACTACCGCGTAGAGAATGGCCGAGTCCGCCGGGATCTCGCACCGGTTTACCTCACCGCCGACGAAGAAGACGATATGCGGGTCGCTCCAGGGGATATTTCCACGGATCTAGAGGGGACGATTCTCGGGGAAAGTGTGCCCATTCGTTACCGCCAGGAATTTTCCACCACCACCCCCGAGCAGGTGGATTATGTGGCCGTCTCTCCTGTCCAAATTGTCTCGGTAGCGACCTCCCTGATTCCCTTCCTGGAACACGACGACGCGAACCGGGCTCTGATGGGGTCTAACATGCAACGGCAGGCGGTTCCCCTCCTGCGACCGGAGCGCCCTCTGGTGGGGACTGGACTGGAAGCTCAGGCCGCTCGGGATTCGGGGATGGTGATTGTCTCCCGAACCCATGGCGTGGTGACCTACGTTGATGCGACGGAAATCCGCGTCCAATCCCGCGATCCCAACAACCCTGATGTCGTGGGGTCGCTCCAAACCTACTATTTGCAAAAATACCAGCGCTCAAACCAGGACACCTGTCTCAATCAGCGTCCGTTAGTTTACGTCGGTGAAGATGTCGTGCCGGGTCAGATTTTGGCCGATGGTTCCGCTACTGAAGGAGGAGAATTGGCCCTGGGCCAGAATATTCTGGTAGCCTATATGCCCTGGGAAGGCTACAACTACGAAGATGCCATCCTGATTAGCGAACGTCTGGTCTATGACGACATTTATACCAGTATCCACGTTGAAAAATTTGAAATCGAGGCCCGACAAACCAAACTCGGCCCGGAGGAAATCACCCGCGAAATTCCCAACGTTGGGGAAGATTCTCTGCGCAATTTAGATGAACAGGGGATTATCCGCACCGGGGCCTGGGTGGAATCGGGGGATATTCTCGTGGGGAAAGTCACGCCGAAAGGCGAAGCGGATCAGCCCCCCGAAGAAAAACTTTTGCGGGCCATCTTTGGGGAAAAAGCTCGGGATGTGCGGGATAACTCTCTGCGGGTTCCCAACGGTGAAAAGGGCCGGGTCGTGGATGTACGGGTCTTTACCCGAGAAAAAGGTGATGAACTGCCCCCCGGTGCCAATATGGTCGTGCGGGTTTATGTGGCCCAGAAACGCAAAATCCAGGTAGGAGACAAAATGGCTGGTCGCCACGGCAACAAAGGGATTATTTCCCGCATTTTGCCCATCGAAAGTATGCCCTACCTGCCCGATGGCCGGCCGGTGGATATTGTCCTCAACCCGCTGGGGGTACCCTCCCGTATGAACGTGGGCCAGGTCTTTGAATGCCTCCTGGGCTGGGCCGGCGAAAACCTGGGCGTTCGTTTTAAAATTACCCCCTTTGATGAAATGTACGGGGCTGAAGCTTCCCGAGAAACCGTCCATGGTCTGCTGGGGGATGCCTCCCAAAAACCTGGCAAAAACTGGGTCTTCGATCCCGACAATGCTGGCAAAATTACGGTCTACGATGGCCGCACCGGAGAACCCTTTGACCGTCCAGTCACTGTCGGCCAGGCCTACATGCTGAAACTGGTTCACCTCGTAGATGATAAGATCCATGCTCGTTCCACTGGCCCTTACTCCTTGGTTACCCAGCAACCCTTGGGTGGAAAAGCCCAGCAAGGCGGTCAGCGCTTTGGAGAAATGGAAGTATGGGCCCTGGAGGCCTACGGCGCGGCCTACATTCTCCAGGAATTGCTAACGGTGAAGTCCGACGATATGCAAGGGCGGAATGAGGCCCTCAATGCCATCGTCAAAGGCAAACCGATTCCCCGGCCCGGAACGCCAGAATCCTTCAAGGTGTTGATGCGAGAACTTCAATCTCTGGGCCTGGATATTGCCGTCCATAAAGTAGAACTGTCCGAGGATGGCAGTAGCCGCGATGTGGAGGTTGACCTGATGATCGACACCCAACGCCGGGCCCCCAGTCGTCCCACCTACGAATCCTTAAATACCGACGATTTAGAAGAAGAAGAGGTCTAGCCGTTCTCCAGGGCTTCCCCTCCCCAACACCAAAGGAGGAGAAACATCTTAACGATTCTCCTACCTTTGAATGGCCGCTCAGGCCCCCGCCGCTCTCAAGTCCTATCCCCCTCAATTGCCATGACCTTTTATAACTACACTATCGACAAAGGCCGCCTCAAAAAACTGATTGCCGCCGCATTTCGTCGTCACGGCTCTGCCCGCTGTTCTCAACTGGCCGATGATCTCAAGGGCCTGGGCTTTAAGTTTGCTACCAAGGCGGGGGTTTCCATTAGCGTCGAGGACTTGAGTATTCCTCCGGTGAAAAAGGAAATGCTCAAAAGCGCCGAAGAAGAAATTCGCACCACTGAAGCCCGCTATGCTCGGGGCGAAATCACGGAGGTAGAGCGTTTCCAGAAAGTGATTGACACCTGGAACAGTACCTCTGAAGGTCTGAAGGACGAAGTGATCCGCAACTTCCGGGCCACTGACCCCCTCAACTCCGTCTACATGATGGCCTTTTCCGGCGCACGGGGAAACATGAGCCAGGTTCGTCAGTTGGTGGGGATGCGGGGCCTGATGGCCGATCCCCAGGGGGAAATCATTGACTTGCCCATTAAAACCAACTTCCGAGAAGGACTCACCGTTACTGAGTACATTATTTCTTCCTATGGAGCACGGAAGGGCCTGGTCGATACGGCCCTGCGGACAGCGGACTCAGGCTATCTGACCCGTCGTTTGGTGGATGTTTCCCAGGATGTGATTGTGCGGGAAGTGGATTGTGGTACGGAGCGGAGCGTCCGCGTCACGGCCATGATTGATGGGGATCAGGTCAAAATTCACCTCGGTGACCGCTTGGTGGGTCGACTACTGGCTAAAGATGTGGTCGATAAAGATGGTCAAGTCATTGCGGAACGCAACCAAGAAATTGATGAAGACCTAGCCAAAAAAATTAGCCAGTCGGTAGAAGAAGTCTTCGTGCGATCGCCCCTGACCTGTGAAGCGGCCCGTTCGGTTTGTCAATCTTGCTATGGCTGGAGTTTGGCCCACGGTCATAAAGTGGATCTTGGGGAGGCCGTGGGGATTATCGCGGCCCAATCCATTGGGGAGCCCGGTACCCAGCTCACCATGCGGACGTTCCACACCGGCGGGGTTTTCACCGGAGAAGTGGCTCGCCAGGAAAAGGCCCCGGAGGATGGCACAGTCAAGTGGGGTAAAGGCCTGAGCACTCGTAAGGTTCGGACTCGCCATGGTGAAGATGCGGAACAGGTGGAAGTCGCCGGAGATTTGATCTGGAAAGGCGAAGGGAAAAAGGCCAATACCCAGACCTACTCCCTCACCCCTGGTTCCCTTATTTTTGTGCAGGATGGTGAAAAGGTAAAAGCGGGGCAACTATTGACAGAAATTTCCCTATCCAAGGCCCAACGTTCTACGGAACGAGCCACCAAGGATGTGGCCAGTGACTTAGCCGGGGAAGTCTTGTTTGACCGCCTCGTTCCCGAAGAAAAAACGGATCGCCAAGGCAATACTACCCGGATTGCTCAACGGGGGGGCCTGGTTTGGATTTTATCTGGAGAAGTCTATAACCTCCCGCCAGGGGCGGAGCCGGTCGTTAAAAACGGTGACCAGGTTAAGGCCGGCAGTGTGCTAGCGGAAACCCGTTTAGTGTCCACCAGTGGTGGGGTGGTGCGTCATCAAGAAGATAGTCGAGAAATTGAAATTATTACAGCCTCGGTACTGTTAGACCAGGCCCAGGTCAAGCTGGAAAGTAGCGGGGGGCGGGAACAATACGTCATTTACACTGCCGATGGCCAGCGCTTCTTGCTGAAGGCTGCACCGGGGACAAAAGTCCAAAACCATGCCATTGTCGCCGAACTGATTGACGAACGTTACCGGACGACCACTGGGGGACTGATTCGTTATGCCGGTGTCGAAGTGGCCAAGGGGGGCCGGAAACAAGGCTACGAAGTCACCAAGGGCGGTACCCTACTCTGGATTCCCGAAGAAACCCACGAAATCAACAAGGATATTTCCCTCTTGATTGTCGAAGATGGCCAGTACGTCGAAGCTGGAACGGAAGTGGTCAAGGATATCTTCTGCCAGTCCAGCGGGATCGTAGAAGTCATCCAGAAAAATGACATCCTGCGGGAAATTATCATCAAGCCTGGCGAATACCATTTGGATGTTGACCCCGACCAAGTCAAACTGGAGTCGGGCCAGTTAATTCAGCCAGGAACAGAAATCCTACCCGGCATTGTGGTAGCAGAATTGCGTCAGGTAGAGTGGGTGGAAAGCACCGAGGGCCTGGGCCTGCTCTTGCGTCCGGTTGAAGAGTATAAAGTTTATGATGAGCCAGCAGCCCCATCCCAAGGTTCCCAAAATTCCGATGGCGGTCGCCAGATAGAACTCCGCTCGGTGCAACGACTTTTCTACAAAGATGGCGACCGAGTCAAGTCCGTTGAAGGCTCTCAGCTGCTCAGCACCCAGCTGGTCTTGGAAATTTCTGGAGATGACCTGGAAATTGCCCACCTGGCGGCAGACATTGAACTTCAAGATGACGAAGACGAAGAATGTAAACGTCTGCAGTTGGTGATTCTCGAATCGTTGGTGTTGCGCCGCGACCAGGAAAATGACCCCCACAGTGGCTCTACTCAGACTCGCCTGTTAGTCAAGGATGGGGATGAAATTCCTGCTGGTGCTGTTGTGGCTCGCACGGAAATTCAATGTAAAGACGCGGGCATTATTCGCGGTATTCGTAGTGGCATTGAATCGATCCGTCGGGTGCTGGTGGTAAGGGCCGTTGACCAGATGACCCTAACGCTCCCGGAAGCCCCCACACTGAAAGAGGGCCAGCTACTGGTGGCCGGAAAAGAAATCACCAGCGGCGTTCAACTGCCCGAATCCGGTCAAGTGATTGCGATCCAGTCCCAGGGCGACCAACATCAGGTTACCCTCCGTCTTGCTCGTCCCTACCGTGTCTCCTCTGGCGCCGTTCTCCACATTGACGATGGCGATCTGGTACAACGGGGTGATAACCTCGTTCTGCTGGTCTTTGAACGGGCCAAAACCGGGGATATTATCCAGGGTCTGCCCCGGATTGAGGAACTGCTAGAAGCCCGTAAACCCAAAGAGGCCTGTATTCTGGCCCGGAAGCCAGGCATCTGTCAGGTAGAGTACCAGGATGGGGAAACCGTCGATATTAAAGTGATTGAGGACGACGGCACCATTAGTGAATATCCGCTCCTACCGGGGCAAAATGCCATGGTGGCTGATGAACAGCGGGTCAATGTGGGTGATCCCCTCACCGATGGCCCGGCCAACCCCCACGAAATTTTGGAGGTTTTCTTCAACTACTACGTGGATAACTCGGGCTGTTATGAAGCTTCCCTGCGGGGCCTACAAGCGGCCCAGAAATTTCTGGTGGATCAAGTGCAAATGGTTTATCAGTCCCAGGGGATTGACATTGCGGACAAACATATCGAAGTGATTGTGCGTCAAATGACCTCCAAAGTCCGGGTTGATGATGGGGGCGATACCACTATGTTGCCGGGGGAATTTGTGGAACTGCGCCAAATTGAGCAGGTCAACGAGGCCATGGCCATTACAGGTGCCGCCCCTGCCCGCTATACCCCTGTCCTGATGGGGATTACCAAGGCCTCTCTGAATACGGACAGCTTCATTAGTGCGGCCTCCTTCCAAGAAACAACGCGCGTCCTCACGGAAGCGGCCATCGAAGGAAAATCGGACTGGCTACGGGGCCTGAAGGAAAACGTGATCATTGGTCGCCTAATTCCCGCAGGCACTGGTTTTAGTACCCAAGAAGAGGCCCTGACGTTGGTGGAAGCCACGGAGGAACCTAGCTATAGCCGTAATAATACTTACAGTTTGCCGGAGCCCGTGGAACCGCCGCCTAGCCGCTCGGCCCGTCTCCGGGTAGAAGACCTCGATAGTGATGAGCACATGGTTCTCGACGATAATATTGCTCGGGCCTACACCGGCCGGGAGTTTAACAGCGAGGACGAAGATGACTTCGCCGAAGAGTACGACACCGATGAGGATGATTTTGAGGAGGATAGCTAAGGCCTAATTTCCTGCTATGGATAAACAGCGCCTAGACCTTCTACTGGTAGAACGTCAATTGTGCGAGTCTCGGGCAGTGGCCCAACGGCTCATTCGTGCCGGAGAAGTCAAGGTCAACCAGCGGGTACTCGACAAGCCAGGTACTGAAGTGGCTCGGAATGCCCGGCTGGAACTGGTGCAAAAGCCCCCCTTTGTCTCACGGGGCGGTGAAAAGCTGGCTAAGGCCCTACGCCAGTTCTCCATTTCTGTGGAAGGTCGAGTCTGCTTAGATGGGGGTATTTCCACCGGCGGCTTTACGGATTGTCTGTTACAGGCCGGTGCAGCCCTTGTCTATGGTGTGGATGTGGGCTACGGCCAGGTGGCCTGGAAACTCCGCCAAGACCCCCGGGTTATTCTGTGGGAACGGGCTAACTTTCGACATCTGACCCCCAGTCAACTATACGGTGATCAACCCCCTGCCGACCTCGGGGTGATGGACTTATCTTTCATTTCCTTGACTAAAGTTATGGACTCCCTCTGGTCGCTGCTACAGTCGCCCCGAGAAGTAATTCTTTTGGTGAAGCCCCAGTTTGAAGTGGGAAAAAGCAAGGTGGGGAAAAAGGGGGTTGTGCGGAGTAGCCTTGACCAGGCCGGTGCGATCCAAAGTGTGCTGGTAGCAGCCCAGGGCCAGGGCTGGGGCTACCAGGGCCTGACCCATTCCCCCATTACTGGCCCGGCCGGTAACGTCGAATATTTGCTTTGGTTATCCGAAGCAGAAACCCAGGAAGTCCCTTCCCTCAAAACCCTAGAAATCTATACTGAGGAGGCTATCGCGTCTTTTCAGTCTCCCATAGCAACCCAGCCATCTTAATTGGAGCTAATTAGGGTTTGGTGCGCTGGTTTTTCATCTGGAGAATGGTGGTGGGGCGTATGGATTTGTTCCGGGAGGGGCGGCTTAGCGTGGGTATCTAGGTGGATCTGAATTTTTGGGCCAGAGCTGGCTAAACGGATAATCATGCCATCAACGACGGGAGCACTGCTAATCGATTGCCCATCAACATAAGTCCCGTTGGCCCCAATATTCACGGCTTCCCAACCCTCTTGTCCGTGGCGTAGTTCCAGGTGGTGGCGAGAAACAACGGCACTGTAGAGAATGACGTTATTATCAGTCGCTCGTCCGATGCGAATGACAGATTCCGTCGAAAAAGTCCAGTTTTGGACAGGAACCGCTTTGCCTGGGAGGAGTAGGGTCAGAGTGATCGCTGACATGGGTACGCACGCAAGAATATGCCTAAATTATACCGCTCTCCCTTGGATTCCGTTGCAAGGGTCTAGTTTTTCGCAATTCTTCTAACAATAGGCTAAATGGCGGCCTTTTTTCCTCCAGATTTTTTAAACAAATACCCATTAATATAAGTCATTAACTTTTGTAATTTTTTCCTAAGCTCGCCCTGTTCCCGCATGCATCAGTCGTCCCCCCCCTCCGCTACTCATCCTGTTTCCCGTCGCACTGCGCTTAAGTTACTGGGCGTGGGAACTGTCGGTGGAGCCCTGGGCTACTCTCGTTTGGCTAAGCCCCAACCTGCCCGTTATCAACTCGACCGTTTGGCCCTGCCCACTCAACTCAGCCAGCCGAAATCCGTGGTGGTGGTAGGGGCCGGATTAGCGGGTCTTGCCAGTGCCTACGAGCTAAGCCAACGAGGCTTTCAAGTAACCCTACTGGAAAAATCTCCCAACCTTGGCGGTAAAATTGCGGGTTGGCCAATTCAGGTGGGTGAAGAAACCTTTCAAATGGAACATGGTTTCCACGGCTTTTTCCCTCAGTACTATAACCTGAAGAGCATTGTCCAGGAACTGTCCATTAGCGAGAATTTCCGTTCCCTCGACTTCTATTCCCTAGTCTTTCGCGAGGGCTACGCGCCAGAAGTTTTCCGTCCTAGTCATTCCGCCTTTCCCTGGAATATCGTTGACCTGGGTATTTCTTCCCCCAACCGCCTACGCTGGGGTATTAATCTCACCAAACTAGCCCATCTCCAGGTGTTTCGAGCCATTACCGGCTTCCAGATTCCCAAAAGCTATAACCAATACGATAATATCTCCGTGGCGGACTGGGTCGCCCAGGGATTTCCCCAAGGCCTGTACGACCTCTACTTTCTTCCCTTCGCCAAATCCAGTCTTAATGCCCCAGACGTTTTAAGCACAGGGGAATTACTACAATTTTTCCATTTCTACTTCTTTGGCAACCCCGAGGGCCTGGCCTTCAACGGCACCAAGGATGATATGGTCACCAGCCTGGTGATGCCCATTGTACGGGCCATCGAGGCTAAGGGGGGACGGGTGATTACGGAGGCAACCGTGAGTGAGATGATCTGCCAGGACGATCGTATTACCTCCCTCACCTACCAACAGGGCGATGCCATCACTAATGTGCCTTTTTCCGTGACTGAAAATACGTTACTCAGTACAAAAAGCACTACTTATTATGGTGCAGGAGATCGAGTCTATTTGGCAGAAAGGGACGGCACCGAGGCTCTTTCCCTCACCTGTTCCCACCAGGGTTGTACCGTGGCTAAACAGCAAGACGGCAAGTTTATTTGCCCCTGCCATGGCGCGGTGTACGATGAGCAGGGCCACGTTCTCCAGGGGCCAGCCAAGCGCAATTTAACGCGCTTCAAAGTTCAGAAAACCGCAGACCAGAGCGCTGAGTTGGTGGCCCTCCAGGCCAAGACCCCGAGCCAACAGGAAACCCTGACGGCGGATTACTACGTGTTGGCGGCGGATGTGATTGGCATGAAGCATCTTTTTGAGCGGGTTCAGGGAAACGTTAACCCGGCCCTTGTCCAGCAAATTCAACAATTGGCCCTGGCAGACCCCTTTGCCGTAGCGCGGTTTTGGTTTGACCGCGATTTTCCCTGGCAACATAGTGATTTTGCCTCCCTATCGGGCTATCGACTAACGGATAGCATTACCCTCTACCACCGCATTCAGACCCAATTTATTGACTGGGCCCAACGCACGGGCGGCAGCGTGGTCGAACTCCATGCCTACTGCTACAAGGAAAAGGAATTTCCTACCCAAGAAGCACTCCTGACCACCTTCGAGCAGGAACTCTACGAAATTGTGCCGGAATTGCACGGGGCCACGGTTTTACACCGGGAATTGGTCAATCAAAAGAATTTTTCGGGCTTTCCGCCCGCTAGCTATCATAACCGACCCGCCACCGAAACCCCAGTTCAGAATCTTTTCTTCGCGGGGGATTGGGTTAAAATGCCCTTTCCCTGTGGCCTGATGGAACGGGCGGTGAGTAGTGGTCTATTGGCGGCCAATGGCGTTTGCCATGGGGAAGGCCTGCAACGGCGAGAACTGCTGACGGTAATGCCAGAAGGGGTTTTGCAAATTTGAAGTGTGGCGATGATTACGCAGTTGGGCTGGAGATGAGACTTATGGGGTAGTCTGATTAGGTGGTATTTGTTGCCTAGTCTGTCTATGTCCCCTGCGCCTACAATCCAACTTCCCACCTTTAGCGATGCGAGTTCTGTTCTGCAACCTTGGGAGGGCCTGGCCCCAACGGAGCGAGAATCTCTTCAAGCCGGCCTGGCCGCTGGCGTAATTCCGTATCATTGCTTGGCCCCGGTTAGTGTTGAGGATGCGGCCCAAGTGATTGGCCAGGCTACGGCCCAGGGCCTGGCCCTATTACCCTGCGGTAATGGCACTAAACTCCAATGGGGAGGCCCGGTACGGTCGGCGGATTGGGTGCTCAGTAGTCGTCAGCTTAATCGTATTGTGGAATATGCGGCGGCGGATTTGACGGTGACGGCGGAAGCGGGAGTTCGTTTAGCGGATCTCCAGGCCTTTTTGGCCCCCCAGGGCCAGTTTTTACCCCTCGATCCCAGTTACGATGATCGGGCTACCCTCGGTGGCATTATGGCCACAGGAGATGCGGGGAGTTGGCGGCAACGCTATGGTGGCGTTAGGGATTTGGTGTTGGGATTTTCCTTTTTGCGTTGGGATGGCAAGCTGGCTAAGGCCGGTGGCAAGGTGGTTAAAAATGTCGCTGGCTATGATCTGATGAAACTCTTCGTTGGCTCCTACGGTACCCTGGGCTTTATTACCCAGATGAGCCTCAGGCTCTATCCCCGGCCCCCCGTCTCCCAAACCCTCCTCTTGACAGCCACGGAACAGGGGGCCTTAGCGCGTTTGGCCCAGGCCCTGCTCACCTCGGGCTTGACGCCCACGGCGGCGGATCTGTTGTCTCCCCAGTTAATGCAGGCCCTTGGTCTAGGAATACATCTGGGCCTACTGGTGCGCTTCCAAAATATTCCCGAAGGGGTGGCGGAACAGAGTGATCGCCTGCAACACCTGGCCCAGGCCCTTGACCAGGCCCCCCAGATTTGGCAAGGGGAATCGGAACAAGACCTATGGCAACGATTGAAAAGGACAATGACGGTGGCCCCCAGGGCCACGAGCGTCACCTGTAAAATAGGAGTCATGCCTAGTCAAGCGGTGAACTTTTTACAGCAATTACCCGGTTGGGGCCAAATCCACCTGGGAACCGGCCTGGGGCGCCTCACCTTTGACCAAGGGATAGACCCGGCGGCCCTCCAGCGACAGCGGATTTTGTGCCAAAATTATCGCGGCTTTTTAAGTATTTTAGAATCCCCTGCCTCCTACAAAACCCAGCTTGATCCCTGGGGCTACGACGGCAATGCCCTAGACCTCATGGGCCGTTTGAAGCAACAATTTGATCCCCAGCAATGCTTTAGTCCGGGTCGTTTTGTCGCCGGGATTTAGCGTTTTTCCTATCCAACCCTTTACTAAGCTAATGCCCAATTCTGACGCCCCGACCACTGGCTTTGATGCCCATAATCCCCCTGCCCAGGCGCTGATGGATAGTTGCGTCCACTGCGGTTTTTGTCTATCTACCTGTCCGAGCTATCGGGTAATTGGCAAGGAAATGGATTCGCCCCGGGGCCGGATTTATTTGATGAATGGCATTACCCAAGGTCAGGCCAGTCTAGATGAAACCACCAGCGCCCATTTTGATACTTGTCTGGGTTGTTTAGCCTGCGTGAGTACCTGTCCTTCAGGTGTTCAGTACGACCGTCTGTTGGCGGCGACGCGGCCCCAGGTGGAACGCAATGTACCCCGTTCCTGGCGAGACCGCTGGTTTCGAGGCCTGCTGTTTAATCTGTTTCCCTATCCCCAACGCCTCCGTCTCCTGCTACCGTTTTTCTGGTTGTACCAAACCCTTGGCCTGCAGAAACTCGTTCGAGCCAGTGGCCTATTGCAACGCTTTTTTCCCCGTCTAGCGGCCATGGAAGCTATTTTGCCCCGCGTCACGCCCCAGTCCTTTCGGGCAGACTATCCTGAAACGATTCCGCCCCAGGGCCAACAACGCTACCGGGTGGGTTTAATTCTCGGCTGTGTCCAACAACTCTTTTTTGACCCCGTCAATGCGGCCACAGTACGAGTACTAACCGCGAATGGCTGTGAAGTGGTCATTCCACCGAACCAAGGCTGTTGTGCGGCCCTACCGGCTCACCAAGGCCAGGAACAACAGGCCCAGGCCCTCGCCTGCCAAATGATTGATCGGTTTGAAGACAAGGCCCTGGATTACATCATCATCAACGCGGCGGGATGTGGCCATACCCTCAAGGAATACCATCACATTTTGGCCGATGATCTTGTCTATGCCGCCAAGGCCCAAGCCTTCGTGGCCAAGGTACGAGACGTTCACGAATTTCTGGCTGAAGTGGGGCTCACAACCCCTTTACATGCTCTGGCAGAGGAACCTCTACCCCTGGTTTACCAAGATGCCTGCCACCTGCTCCATGGCCAAAAAATCAGCCTGCAACCCCGACAGCTCCTGGGCCAAATTCCGGGGGTTGTCCTCAAGGAACCCATCGATGCGGCCCTCTGTTGCGGCAGTGCGGGGATCTACAACATGCTCCAGCCGAATGTTGCCGCAGAACTAGGCCAGCAAAAAGTCCGTAATCTATTACAGACCGGAGCTAAGGTGATTGCTTCCCCTAATCCGGGCTGTTCTCTACAAATTCAGCGTTATTTAACGGCCCAAGGAGCATCAGTACCCCTTTTGCATCCGATACAATTATTGGATTATGCTATTCGTGGTTTGGTCTTGGCTCAAGGCCCCCACTAGAGAGCTTTTCGGTTTTTTAAATGCTAGAGGCCTGAACATCATCTAGACCTTTTACCTACCACCACGCTCAAGCGGGTTAGGATAGAGTCATCGTCGGAGTCCAATAATGCCAGACTTTCAGACCTTTATCACTATCCTGACGGCCCTGTTGGTCTTTCTTCTAGGGATTTTCCTGAAATATGATACCCTCTACCTCAGAAACTACCAAATCCACTTCCCCCAATGGGCCGGCCTCGTCCTCGCCGGGGCTACTTTCTCGCTTGTGGTCTTGGATCAACTCCTACGGGGGTTTGTCCGACTTGAGGAGATACAACGCCGAGATGAGGAAGAGCAACGAAGAATTAAGCAAGCAGAACGCGAGACTCGCCGAACTCGAATCGAAACTCGATATCGTATTGCAGTTATCCGATACCAACTCGACCCCAGTGACCTCCACCGACGACAACTAGCCGATTTACTGGCCCTGCTCCAGGAATACCAAGATACGCTCTAGGCCTATCTGTATTTGTCGATTTCTTCTTTACTCAAGCGGGTTAGGATAGGGCCATCGTCGGAATTCAATAATGCCAGACTTTCAGACTTTTATTACTATCCTGACGGCCCTGTTGGTCTTTCTTCTCGGGATTTTCCTGAAATATGACACCCTCTACCTCAGAAACTACCAAATCCACTTCCCCCAATGGGCCGGCCTCGTCCTCGCCGGGGCTACTTTCTCGCTTGTGGTCTTGGATCAACTCCTACGGGGGTTTGTCCGACTTGAGGAAATACAATGCCGAGATGAGGAAGCTCGACGAAAAGATGAGGAAGCTCGACGAAGAGAAGAGGATGCAGTACGAGCAAAGAATGAGCGCCTTGAGACAGCAGAACGCGAGACTCGCCGAACTCGAATCGAAACTCGATATCGTATTGCGCTCCTCCAATTCCAACTCGACCCCAGCGGCCTCCACCGACGACAATTAGCCGATCTGCTGGCCCTGCTTCAGGAATACCAAGATACGCTTTAGTCCAGCAGGGCCTATTTCTTCTTTACTCAAGCGGGTTAGGATAGGGCCATCGTCGGAATTCAATAATGCCAGACTTTCAGACCTTTATTACTATCCTGACGGCCTTACTGG contains:
- a CDS encoding FAD-dependent oxidoreductase, producing the protein MHQSSPPSATHPVSRRTALKLLGVGTVGGALGYSRLAKPQPARYQLDRLALPTQLSQPKSVVVVGAGLAGLASAYELSQRGFQVTLLEKSPNLGGKIAGWPIQVGEETFQMEHGFHGFFPQYYNLKSIVQELSISENFRSLDFYSLVFREGYAPEVFRPSHSAFPWNIVDLGISSPNRLRWGINLTKLAHLQVFRAITGFQIPKSYNQYDNISVADWVAQGFPQGLYDLYFLPFAKSSLNAPDVLSTGELLQFFHFYFFGNPEGLAFNGTKDDMVTSLVMPIVRAIEAKGGRVITEATVSEMICQDDRITSLTYQQGDAITNVPFSVTENTLLSTKSTTYYGAGDRVYLAERDGTEALSLTCSHQGCTVAKQQDGKFICPCHGAVYDEQGHVLQGPAKRNLTRFKVQKTADQSAELVALQAKTPSQQETLTADYYVLAADVIGMKHLFERVQGNVNPALVQQIQQLALADPFAVARFWFDRDFPWQHSDFASLSGYRLTDSITLYHRIQTQFIDWAQRTGGSVVELHAYCYKEKEFPTQEALLTTFEQELYEIVPELHGATVLHRELVNQKNFSGFPPASYHNRPATETPVQNLFFAGDWVKMPFPCGLMERAVSSGLLAANGVCHGEGLQRRELLTVMPEGVLQI
- a CDS encoding FAD-binding oxidoreductase, which translates into the protein MSPAPTIQLPTFSDASSVLQPWEGLAPTERESLQAGLAAGVIPYHCLAPVSVEDAAQVIGQATAQGLALLPCGNGTKLQWGGPVRSADWVLSSRQLNRIVEYAAADLTVTAEAGVRLADLQAFLAPQGQFLPLDPSYDDRATLGGIMATGDAGSWRQRYGGVRDLVLGFSFLRWDGKLAKAGGKVVKNVAGYDLMKLFVGSYGTLGFITQMSLRLYPRPPVSQTLLLTATEQGALARLAQALLTSGLTPTAADLLSPQLMQALGLGIHLGLLVRFQNIPEGVAEQSDRLQHLAQALDQAPQIWQGESEQDLWQRLKRTMTVAPRATSVTCKIGVMPSQAVNFLQQLPGWGQIHLGTGLGRLTFDQGIDPAALQRQRILCQNYRGFLSILESPASYKTQLDPWGYDGNALDLMGRLKQQFDPQQCFSPGRFVAGI
- a CDS encoding heterodisulfide reductase-related iron-sulfur binding cluster; its protein translation is MPNSDAPTTGFDAHNPPAQALMDSCVHCGFCLSTCPSYRVIGKEMDSPRGRIYLMNGITQGQASLDETTSAHFDTCLGCLACVSTCPSGVQYDRLLAATRPQVERNVPRSWRDRWFRGLLFNLFPYPQRLRLLLPFFWLYQTLGLQKLVRASGLLQRFFPRLAAMEAILPRVTPQSFRADYPETIPPQGQQRYRVGLILGCVQQLFFDPVNAATVRVLTANGCEVVIPPNQGCCAALPAHQGQEQQAQALACQMIDRFEDKALDYIIINAAGCGHTLKEYHHILADDLVYAAKAQAFVAKVRDVHEFLAEVGLTTPLHALAEEPLPLVYQDACHLLHGQKISLQPRQLLGQIPGVVLKEPIDAALCCGSAGIYNMLQPNVAAELGQQKVRNLLQTGAKVIASPNPGCSLQIQRYLTAQGASVPLLHPIQLLDYAIRGLVLAQGPH